The Flavobacteriales bacterium genomic interval TAATTTATCGGGCCAGGCTGTTCTTGCCGAAACGTACAACGCTGGTTTCTTTGGAGAAATTCAAGAACAGATATCAATCGGACACCTTCCAAAAGGAATTTATATTCTAACAGCAATTACTGCAGGAGGAAATATAACTAGTAAAATAGTTCTCTTCTAACTTGATTCCTGGTTGTCATACATCAAAACAAATGTAATTTCGGTGGATGGCAGGCATATACATCCATATCCCTTTTTGCAAGCAAGCGTGTAATTATTGTGATTTTCACTTCTCCACTACGCTTAATAAAAAATCTGCTTTGGTAGAATGCCTCATCAAAGAGATTGAGCTTAGAAAAGATTATTTAGACAACGAATCTATTTCTACAATCTATTTTGGAGGCGGTACTCCTTCCCTTCTCTCTCAAACAGAACTCGATTCTAT includes:
- a CDS encoding T9SS type A sorting domain-containing protein, yielding MLHLTDLAEDETVDVLISNLSGQAVLAETYNAGFFGEIQEQISIGHLPKGIYILTAITAGGNITSKIVLF